GACCAGGCGCTGGAGATTCTCAACCGCCTGATCTCGCTCGATCCCGAGGAGCAGGAGTGGCGGATCCTAAAGGCTCAGGTGCAAACCTACGGCGGAGATTTCGACTCCGCGACGAAAGGATTCGAGGAGATTCTCGCCAAGGATCCGCTCCGCGTCGAGGCTTACCACGGACTCGTGATGGCCTACTCCGATTCGGAATCAAAGCTCTCGGAGCTCGAGGGGAGAATCGGGGAAGCGATCGAGAGGTGCAAGAGGGAGGACAAGAAGAAGGATTTTCGAGACTTCATGCTTTTGATCGCGCAGATTAGGGTTATGGAAGGGAATCCGAGCGAGGCGCTTAGGGTTTATCAGGAGCTCGTGAAGGATGAGCCTAGGGACTTTAGGCCGTATCTGTGTCAGGGTTTGATTTATACTTTGTTGAAGAAGAAGGACGAGGCGGAGAAGCAGTTCGAGCAGTTTAGGAGGTTGGTTCCTGAGAATCATCCTTATAAAGAGTATTTTGATTCCAATATGCTCAATACCAACAAGCTTTGAGAATTTGAGTTATGTTTGGTTTGTAGTTTGTACTTCATCAATTAAAAATTGTCATAATCGAATTGAAAGACTATAtcttttgttatcttttttgCTAACTGCGTACCGGGAGCTAAGTTCTCAATGAAGTTCACAACGGAGATGTATAATCTAGATCCAAACGGGTCAAAGAACTACTTACCAGCCGGGTCAACCCAACTACCCGATTGGTCTTTCGTCTTCTCCCTCTGCTACTCGACTTTCTTTGGTCTCTGGGTCTATTTCTGCTACAATAAGAAGCTAAGGATTCACGTTTTAGTAGCTGCTCTGCTTCTAATGAAAGCTCTAAGTCTGGTTTGTGCCGCTGAGGTTAAATTCTACTTGAGAACCACAGACACACCTCACGGCTGGAACATTCCTTTCTACGTTTTCCATTTCATCGGAAAAGTTTTGCTCTTCGTGGCGATTTGGTCGTTCTTGTAACCGAATAAAAGAATGTTGATGATGGTGATCGCATTTCAGGTTATAGGCGTCATGGGTTCGATTGTAGGTGGGGAGACTGGATCATATATCCAAAACTGGTCACTTTGGACCCATATCTTTTCGTTTGGAGAGGTATTTTGCTGGGTCTGGATTATTAGTTCAAGCTCCTCAATGAAGCGGGAGAGGCCTAACAGCGCAGCTTCCAATCACACGAAATGCAGATTGGGCCAAGATAATAACCCCAACAAGTGAACAAACTCTTCGAACAATTTGATCATATTCTTGCGTTTCTATAAGACTTATTATGGTTTCCTTACAGACCTTTTACTTTTACTTACAAAACGTGTAATGGATTACTGATTATTGTTGTTTTGTGTTCGGCTTGGTTATCCCTTACAAGACTATTATCATGCTCTTAGTATAAGAATGGTGAAGCCAAATCAAATGTGTCATCTTAATAAGATGAAATGATCTGGATAGCTATAATCAACAAGCTAATGTTGAGGCTTGCATAATGATCTCAGTCGCCATCTTATCCCTGTCTTTTGTTGTTGTGGGGGATAAGGCCAACTCCTTCGGCATGATGCAGAGGAGTtctaaattgattttaaaaaaattaaaaaatcaaaaaacaataaaaagtgTCAGAAAAATATCCTGCAGACCAACTTCATAGAACTCATTTAAAAACTCCAAGGGCATGATTAACCCCGGTCTCTTAGGCGGGGTTCTTAacttatgattatttttttttgttttttacactTTCATCTAAGAGATggctcttatattttttatttaagagacggctcttaacttttcttaattaaaatctaagaaaagcaAAAAACCGTCTCTTAGCCAAAACTAAGAACTCCAGTTAAGAGACTAAGAACTCCAGTTAAGAGACTAGAGTTAATGATGGTCTAAGACATGCTGTCacttttttaattgaataactTTTGgtacaaaatacaaaaattaaataaaaaataaaatcattatcAAGATATTAATGCTTTTATCATTAAGAATTTGATGTAGGTTCTTTGCCATTGGAGGTGCTCTAAGGAGAGGTCATTGGTGATTGGTATAACGGCCACTGGAGCATTGATTATTGTTTCAACACTTGTGACTATGTGTTATTGGGTGACTGCAAATAGGATTGAAGGCTCTAAATAATCTCCACCTTCAATGATGTCAGATTCCGAGTTAGTTAATCAAAAACACAAACGGAAACTTTATGCTATTTGATTGGAGTGAAAAAGAGAATAAATCATTCAAGAGCAGAGAGATTTATGTGTGTATATGCACAATAATAATTGTAACATCCTGATTTCAACtctatttaaatgtttaaaagAATTGATTTCTAGTAtgttatactccctctgtttctgaaagtaagattttttagatttattttttgttccaaaatgatatattttctaaaattttaaagtacttttagtagttaatgttgaaaagttgtatacttttaaaaaatattaattgaaaatatttgaattagttgaatactattggttgatatttattagaaaatatatagtaaaataaataataaattcaattgtaaaaaattaattgtttggTGAATACTCTGTAAAATCCTTCTTTTGGAAAAAGAGGGAGTAACATTAATCTTTTTGGTCACGTGTTAAAAAAGATTCTCAAAATTGAATTAAATGTGTTTGAACTACAACAGCCGAATGATAAGTGATTTATCGTGAAACCGTTGGTAATATTTTGTTAACGAAgccaaacacacaaaaagatCATGTGGTGTCATCGACAGAGTAGGGAGCTCGAGTGAACGCGTGTGGAAGCTCCGAACGTTGCAGTTATAGAAATAGTACTAACTTTTGCATGCTAcgatagtttaaaaaaaaacttttgcatGCTACGTTGCAAGTAAAAAAGCGTTATGGATGTAGTGAACAAATATGAAGATTCAAAAAGATTAGCTTAGGTTAAGAAGATTGCAGTCCACAAATTTGCTTGGTTGATCAAGACTAtgtcaaaaacaaagaaatataaTCGAGGCGAAGTCaaagtcaaaataaaacaacaaaaatatcaaaactttgACTTAGAGTTAACGTCGACATAAACAGAGATTGCTATATATAACCGCCATTATTCATTACTTGATATCCAGACAACTTTGccgacaaaaaaataaacaaagaacaaGGCAACTAGTAGCGAGAAATGACGAGATCACCCTTTTTCGCCGCTGTCATCTCGCTACTCCTCGCTACTCTCGCGGTTGCGGAGATCAAGTCCATCACCATCTCCGATGATTTTCGGCCACTGATTCTCTTGCAGACATTCGGGTTTACTCAGACCGGTCATGTAACCATCTCCGTATCGTCTTCTTCGAGTCAGGACTCGTCAAGGACAGGGTTCTACCTTGTAGAACAAGAATCGGTTCTCCAAGTAGACATAGAGCTCCAGCAAAACTCTAGCTTCTGCGTCCTCGACTCACACTACGTCCACCATTTCGATCAATCATATCAAGTAACGTCCCCGGGATTGTACTCTCTCTTCTTTGCGAACTGCGGACCAGGAGCTAAGGTTTCCATGAAGTTCCAAACCGAGATGTACAATCTAGACCCAAACGGGTTAAAATATTACTTACCAGCCGGGTCAACCCAACTACCCGGTTTGTTTTTGGTCTTCTCCCTCTGCTACTTGACATTCCTTGGTCTCTGGGTGTATTTATGCTACAACAAGAAGCAAAGGATCCACATTTTGATAGCGGCTCTGCTTCTAACGAAAGGCCTAAGTCTTATTTGTGCCGCTGAGGTTAAACAGTACGTGAAAACCACAGGCATACCTCACGGCTGGAACATTCCTTTCTACGTTTTCCAGTTCCTCGGAAACGTTTTGCTCTTCATGGTGATTGTTCTAGTCGGAACAGGATGGTCGATCTTGAAACCGAAGCtacaagaaaaggagaaaaagttGTTGATGTTGGTGATCCCGTTTGAAGTTATATCCACCATTGCTTCGGTTGTGATTGGAGAGACTGGACCATATGTCCAAAACTGGTCACTTTGGACCGAAATCTTCTTGTTTGCTGAGGTATCTTGCTGGGTCGCCATGAGATTGGTAATAGTTTGTTGGATGTGTATTCTTTAAGAAAGACATCGAGAAAAACGGTCAAGAACTTAGGCACCTCACCATTTTTTGGGAAATTCTACAGTTTGGTTTTTGTGTATCTGCTTTTCACGAGGGTTGCAATTGGTGTGTTTATGTTGAATGAGACTGCTGATTATAAGTATCAGTGGGAGAGCAATGTAGCTGGGGAGATTGCAAGTCTTGCGTTTTATGCATTGATATGTTATTATATGTTCATGCCAATGGAAATGAATGTGTATTTTGAtgttgaagatgaagatgaagaattgCTACCGATCCTTGCCCTAGAGGAAGATCGAGTTTGAGATCTGAAGCAATTTGAAACTTAGCTGTTTTCTTAATACACCATGTGTAATAATTATGAATTAAGATGTGTTCTCTTATACAGTACCTTAAGGCTTGCTTGTTAATATGAGGACAACAATGTACTTTCTTTTATGGTCGACAGGTATCTGATGAAcaccaaaaaatctaaaagaaatgaCTAAAAACAATCACAATTCGGGATTTGTTCTCATTTTGTATAACCTAGCGAACTCTTCTAACGTGATCTATGGCCTTTAGAGTACGTGGAAACTTATGCAACGAttataagaccatgattaacccagGGTTCTTGGAGTGGAATTCGCGtgaaagttaagaaacagttttttaaCTTCCGTTAAGAACTTCATTCTAAGAACTTCGGGTTAATCTTGCAAGCAAATTGTAAATCTgtaaagaagaaaatatttgaataatatatagtCAGACGACATATGTTGTCGATGAGCCTTGAAGCTCAAGCATCCGAAGTAAAGCATGCCATGTTTGATGTACGGcaagtttgtttattttttcttatttgtagTTTTATATCCAAAATTGTTTTGATATCATCTCTTCATCCGACATTTTATCCAGAAATTATTATTTGGGAGTTTGAAACTTTCTGAAATTATTGTACAAATGAAGCGACTTACTTGTCCACGTTTATgaaattaatctatatataaatgttGCTATAAGAAACTCAGGAAGAATATCTTACATGTTAGTTTCCTAGTTTTAGGAAGTAAATTTAGGTTTGGAAATCCTCCACGTATAACACAAAAAGTGAATGATATTCTATTTTATGTGGTTGTGATTATGCGTGGTTGATCACTAAGCCCCCAATAATCATAGCAGGCGTGGCATGAATTTTGGTAAGTCCTTGATTATGAAGTCTTAATATTATTCCACTAACCACCTACGTCGAAGTGTGATCAACAtgcaatatatttatatatcattatAAATAATTTGTAGATTTTGTAGGCTAGATCTTGTAATGCGGTTTGTAAAAAGACTGGCCTTATTGACTCCTCCAATTCTAAACACGACGATGCCAACTAATTAAGTGGGACATACTTTATTGAATGAATACTTTACCTCTTCTTCAGAGatgacattttaaaaaatgttggtgactgaatgaattaaaatattaactttacagaagaaaagaaacCAGCATGTTAATTTTATAGTCGTTCAGTCTTAAAACTCATACGCGATCATCTATATGATTTATCTAgcaatttattttcaaaacttaGAAATAGGATCTGTTTTTTGGCCACGTACGGTTCTTCTTTTACTAGTGTTGAACAACTTTATACTACACCTTTAGTAAATCCATGAGCATTCGATGCTAGCATTCCCAGCCTAATAGTTTTTCAATatcacagtttttttttgttggtagaAAAGCTTCAAAATGTTTTTGATAAATAACCTGTATATATTGCAATTCTAACCTATTTTGTATGACATTCTTAATGAAAAACATTGTAAACATAACTTTCTTTGTTTCCAAAACATAAGAATGTAACCTTTAAATTAGGTCAATGATTTTTTTGTCCTTTTAAAAATTCTGAagtatttcaaaaacaaattaactaCTCATGTATAAAAGATCAACTATATATTCTACAAAATCTTTTATACAAAATCAAAAGaacagaaaagaagaagaaggtaaaACCAAACGATTTAAAGctcaattaatattaattaagagttTAATACAAAATGTATAATGAACTTAACTAGTTTGGATCAACAACATCTACGGTCGCAGCACAAGACATCAACCTTCGAAAAAACCTGAACATAACAGAACAAGCttgttctctcttcttctttctaacTCTCCTCTTCTCACGATGGCGACGCGGTTTTGCCTTCTCAGCGATGATGTCACTTCCTTCCTTACTCCCTCTTCTGAAAGACACCTTTTGCTTAACCCTCTCTAGACAAGACGTCCGCGTCGCTGGCGGCAAGCTAGTATCGTCGTCGTCTTCCCGAGAGAACGTGTAGCTCCGGAGATACATCTGCCGGCAAGATATGCTATCCACCACACGAGCCGCAGGCACGCCGCCTCCACGTCGGACGGAGCGGACGAACTCAGCGTCCGACTCAGGCCACTTATAGAGGTTCACGTACGTGGTGCGAACCGGCACACGAGTGTCACGTGCATCGTCGATGCAGCTAGAGATACATACTGAGTTCATGTGCCTCTAGTGATgatattgctttttttttccttcttccgGTGATTCTGTATTGTGTATCAGTGTATGTGTAATACACAAGagtgtttttcttcttcaagaGAGAAACGTGGAGGAATAAGTGAAGCttcaatataaagaaaatgttGAAAGAGAATGATTAGGGAGGGGATATTATTTAACTTTGATAGAAGAGATGTGAAAAAGAATAcatctgacaaaaaaaaaattaaaataaacaaaagcaaTGAACCTGCCTCTTGGGAGTTCACTGCACTGAACCCGGAtcatcactgtagcgcgggcCTCACGACAtatggcggcccgcgattggtccgattaataaattttttttttttaaaaaaaaaaacaaaaatcaaacagaaaaaaaataataataaaaaaatattttgtgaacCCTTTGTAGTGGGGGTGGCAATGAatgtctttttgtttgttttataataaaagagTAATTAGGTGGGTTGTTATGATTTGGTGTGATTGAAATGTACAATGGCTGTATTTACCTGCTAAAAATGATCAAGCTATTGGCACAAGTGAAATGGTAAGAGTAAAACAATGACTACAACGATtacacaatattttaaatatttaattgtgTACATAATTTCATCTTTTACGAGTATGTTTTTTCTTAGTTGTTTTAaacattttgatttgaaatcaTACAAAGTGATACACATATTATGAATGATTCGTCGAGCTTTGATGATAtaaaatcaaactttttttaGACTTTACATACGTAGTTTATAACTGGTCTCATTGGGCCTTTCAGGACTATTTAATGGGCCATTTGAAATCAACTTAAGAAAAGTAttcattttcccttatttttctgaataaaatataataagacaCGTATGACGTAATGCTTTTATCTTTGTccgaaaaaggaaaaatatataaatacgtaACCTTGAATCTGCACCGTTGATTTTGCATAAGCGAAACTTGACCGTCAGATTGTTTCCTCCTCTTTAATGTCCAGAGAGAAGGAAGATGCGGATTAGCTCTCTCAGTTTTGATTGATAAAAAGAAAGGCTAAAGTCAAAACCGCGGGCGACCTCTCTCTCGGATCTGAAGGTAAATGCATTCTATCTTG
The window above is part of the Brassica napus cultivar Da-Ae chromosome C3, Da-Ae, whole genome shotgun sequence genome. Proteins encoded here:
- the LOC106448726 gene encoding protein SLOW GREEN 1, chloroplastic-like, whose amino-acid sequence is MASLAKFHYSDRTFHLKLNDGQRSFQPKPTLYRILQKPRPSRAIRASSSPKPSFLKSTCVTLTTAAALFSASLHLSAKPAAATPISSPPPPSSTESIETDQISSLEKHIATNPNDSEALQSLMKIKLQSKNLDQALEILNRLISLDPEEQEWRILKAQVQTYGGDFDSATKGFEEILAKDPLRVEAYHGLVMAYSDSESKLSELEGRIGEAIERCKREDKKKDFRDFMLLIAQIRVMEGNPSEALRVYQELVKDEPRDFRPYLCQGLIYTLLKKKDEAEKQFEQFRRLVPENHPYKEYFDSNMLNTNKL
- the BNAC03G00880D gene encoding uncharacterized protein BNAC03G00880D, coding for MNSVCISSCIDDARDTRVPVRTTYVNLYKWPESDAEFVRSVRRGGGVPAARVVDSISCRQMYLRSYTFSREDDDDTSLPPATRTSCLERVKQKVSFRRGSKEGSDIIAEKAKPRRHREKRRVRKKKREQACSVMFRFFRRLMSCAATVDVVDPN